From one Chloroflexota bacterium genomic stretch:
- the amrA gene encoding AmmeMemoRadiSam system protein A, translating into MDQEGMERAERPEEIAYISPAEGETLLNIARRALEEAVRYNREWQPDLTELSPRLQDPGASFVTLHTHGQLHGCIGTVTPVRPLAVDVAANAVSAALSDPRFPPLTPAELPYTAIEVSVLSPMQPLEYESVSDLVQKIRPKVDGVLVKRGWHRGLLLPQVWEQIPSPLEFLVHVALKAGLPPEVYEEPGTEVYIFQVQSFEQPAPAASVTQE; encoded by the coding sequence GTGGATCAAGAGGGAATGGAGCGGGCGGAGCGCCCGGAGGAGATCGCGTACATCAGCCCGGCCGAAGGGGAGACGTTGCTGAACATCGCTCGTCGCGCGTTGGAAGAGGCCGTGCGCTACAATCGGGAGTGGCAGCCGGACCTGACGGAGCTGTCGCCCAGGTTGCAGGATCCCGGCGCCAGTTTCGTCACGTTGCACACGCACGGCCAGCTTCACGGGTGTATCGGCACGGTGACGCCGGTGCGACCGTTGGCGGTGGATGTGGCGGCGAACGCGGTCAGCGCCGCCCTGAGCGATCCTCGCTTCCCGCCGCTGACGCCTGCCGAGCTGCCCTATACGGCCATCGAGGTCTCCGTGCTGAGCCCGATGCAGCCGCTCGAGTATGAGAGTGTGAGTGACCTGGTCCAGAAGATCCGGCCAAAGGTGGATGGTGTGCTGGTGAAGCGGGGGTGGCATCGGGGGCTCCTGCTCCCCCAGGTCTGGGAACAGATCCCTTCGCCGTTGGAGTTCCTGGTTCACGTGGCCCTGAAAGCCGGCCTCCCACCCGAGGTCTATGAGGAGCCGGGCACGGAGGTATATATCTTCCAGGTGCAGTCCTTTGAGCAGCCCGCCCCCGCCGCGTCCGTTACCCAAGAGTGA
- the amrB gene encoding AmmeMemoRadiSam system protein B encodes MSGAFVPRDLVRPEAVAGTFYPAQPDVLRRQVLLYIAQASIPELPGPPRAVIAPHAGYIYSGPIAGYSYRVLQMLPPRPRVVYLMGPAHYVPVSGVAVGAFAAFRTPLGQVPVALEIVDELLQAGEPFVEDLHAHQPEHSLEVQVPFLQLALEGQFRLVPLLFGQVDPRSVAAVLEDLIARDPDALVVVSSDLSHYHSYEVARRLDRELLVAIEREDLAGVVRGEACGVFPILTLMWIARRLHWQPHLLDYRNSGDTAGDRSHVVGYAAVAYTEEAPS; translated from the coding sequence ATGTCTGGAGCGTTTGTTCCCAGGGACCTGGTGCGCCCGGAGGCCGTAGCCGGGACCTTCTACCCGGCCCAGCCGGACGTGTTGCGGAGACAAGTCCTCCTGTACATCGCCCAGGCGTCCATCCCGGAGCTGCCGGGGCCGCCTCGCGCGGTGATCGCCCCGCACGCGGGCTACATCTACTCCGGGCCGATCGCCGGGTACAGCTATCGAGTGCTGCAGATGCTGCCACCACGCCCGCGCGTCGTCTACCTGATGGGGCCAGCGCATTATGTGCCCGTGTCGGGGGTGGCCGTCGGCGCCTTCGCCGCCTTTCGTACCCCTTTGGGCCAGGTCCCGGTGGCGTTGGAGATCGTCGATGAGTTGCTGCAGGCTGGGGAGCCCTTCGTCGAGGATCTGCACGCGCATCAGCCTGAACACAGCCTGGAAGTCCAGGTGCCTTTCTTACAATTGGCGTTGGAGGGCCAGTTCCGTCTGGTGCCGTTGCTGTTCGGCCAGGTGGATCCCCGATCCGTCGCGGCGGTTCTGGAGGATCTGATCGCCCGGGATCCCGACGCCCTGGTGGTGGTGAGCTCGGATCTGAGCCACTATCATTCGTACGAGGTCGCGCGACGGCTTGATCGGGAGCTGCTGGTCGCCATCGAGCGGGAGGATCTGGCCGGCGTGGTGAGAGGGGAGGCCTGTGGCGTGTTCCCCATTCTCACGCTTATGTGGATCGCTCGCCGGCTGCATTGGCAACCGCATCTCCTGGATTATCGCAACTCGGGTGATACCGCGGGGGATCGCTCCCACGTGGTTGGGTATGCGGCCGTCGCCTATACGGAGGAGGCGCCGTCATAG
- the amrS gene encoding AmmeMemoRadiSam system radical SAM enzyme — MIKEALLQRPLHKGYVQCTACEHWCAIAPGEAGKCGVRRNLDGSLKLVVYGKATAVNVDPVEKKPLFHFFPTQPIFSIGTLGCNFRCQFCQNWEISQLRDFDLDDPRLGYDLPPERIVTICRQRNIPMVALTYNEPAVFFEYAYDTCRMAHAVGIRTAFVSSGFETRQALEMVAPYLDAINVDLKSFRDRFYRELCGARLQPVLRNIEYICRETDIWLEVTTLIIPGLNDSDEELREAAEFLAGISPDIPWHLTAFYPNYRMMDRPSTPTSTLIRAYEIARSAGLRYVYVGNVLDHRRESTYCPECGTLLIERVGYQVRVLWDRPGTCPQCGHQIPGVWAEGYRVDVELAVASHHASGDGRR, encoded by the coding sequence ATGATCAAGGAAGCTCTACTGCAACGACCGCTGCACAAGGGATATGTGCAATGCACTGCCTGCGAGCATTGGTGCGCGATCGCGCCGGGCGAGGCGGGGAAGTGCGGCGTGCGTCGCAACCTGGACGGAAGCCTGAAATTGGTCGTTTACGGCAAGGCGACGGCCGTCAACGTGGACCCTGTGGAGAAGAAGCCGCTGTTTCACTTCTTCCCCACACAGCCCATCTTCTCGATCGGGACGTTGGGGTGTAACTTCCGTTGTCAGTTCTGTCAGAACTGGGAGATCTCCCAACTCCGCGATTTCGATCTGGATGACCCGCGGCTGGGATATGATCTCCCCCCGGAGCGGATCGTCACCATCTGTCGGCAGCGCAATATCCCGATGGTGGCGTTGACATACAACGAGCCCGCCGTCTTCTTTGAGTACGCCTACGATACCTGCCGGATGGCCCACGCGGTTGGGATCCGGACGGCCTTCGTCTCATCGGGCTTCGAGACCCGGCAGGCTTTGGAGATGGTGGCCCCCTATTTGGACGCCATCAATGTGGATCTGAAATCGTTCCGCGATCGATTCTATCGGGAGCTGTGTGGCGCTCGTCTCCAGCCGGTGTTGCGCAACATCGAGTACATCTGTCGGGAGACGGACATCTGGCTGGAAGTGACCACGCTGATCATCCCGGGGCTGAACGATAGCGACGAGGAACTGCGCGAGGCCGCGGAGTTCCTGGCGGGAATCAGCCCGGATATCCCCTGGCATCTGACCGCCTTCTATCCCAATTACCGCATGATGGATCGACCCAGCACCCCGACCTCTACGCTGATTCGCGCGTACGAGATCGCGCGGTCGGCTGGCCTGCGCTATGTGTACGTGGGGAATGTGCTGGATCACAGGCGAGAGAGCACCTACTGTCCGGAGTGTGGCACCTTGCTCATCGAGCGAGTGGGCTATCAGGTGCGCGTGTTGTGGGACCGGCCGGGTACGTGTCCACAGTGTGGACATCAGATCCCCGGCGTGTGGGCCGAGGGCTATCGGGTGGACGTGGAGCTTGCGGTGGCGTCCCATCACGCATCTGGCGATGGAAGGAGGTGA
- the fabF gene encoding beta-ketoacyl-ACP synthase II — MQTDGQANGRGPRVVVTGIGAITPLGLTWQDSWKAMVEGRSAARPVTHFDATDFPTRIAAMVKDFDPKEYMEFKEAKRLGRVTQFGWAATREAVEAANLDMSQEDPERIGIEIGSAFGALDILEQQTHTLRDRGPRRINPAAAPAVLISTTPCYVAIRLGVQGPVNSQVAACATGIVSIGEAARRLQRGEIDVAIAGGADAYTTPLIMAAFSRLGAMSTRNDEPERACRPFDRTRDGMVLGEGAVVMVLETLEHAQARGAPILAEFGGYALTSDAYNLAAPEPQGRGAARAMQWALRESGLSPEDIHYICAHGTGTQLNDASETAAIKHAMGQAAYQIPVSSVKSMVGHMMGAAGALSAAVLVQAINEGVVPPTINYQEPDPQCDLDYVPNEARRTRVDAAMCNAFGFGGQNASLLLRRFQP, encoded by the coding sequence ATGCAAACAGATGGGCAAGCCAACGGGAGAGGACCACGTGTGGTCGTTACGGGCATCGGCGCCATCACACCGTTGGGATTGACCTGGCAAGATTCATGGAAAGCGATGGTGGAGGGACGATCCGCGGCCCGGCCGGTCACCCACTTTGATGCGACCGACTTTCCTACGCGCATCGCCGCCATGGTGAAGGATTTCGATCCCAAGGAGTACATGGAGTTCAAGGAGGCCAAGCGGCTGGGGCGCGTGACGCAGTTCGGCTGGGCGGCCACACGAGAGGCGGTCGAGGCAGCCAACCTGGATATGAGCCAGGAGGACCCGGAGCGGATCGGCATAGAGATCGGCAGCGCCTTTGGGGCCCTGGATATCCTGGAGCAGCAGACGCACACGCTGCGCGATCGGGGGCCCAGGCGGATCAATCCGGCGGCCGCGCCTGCGGTGCTCATCAGCACGACGCCGTGCTACGTCGCCATCCGATTGGGCGTCCAGGGGCCGGTGAACTCCCAGGTGGCCGCCTGTGCCACCGGCATCGTCTCCATCGGGGAGGCGGCGCGTCGCTTGCAACGCGGCGAGATCGATGTCGCCATCGCCGGCGGGGCGGACGCCTACACGACGCCGCTGATCATGGCCGCGTTCAGCCGGCTGGGCGCGATGTCCACCCGCAACGACGAGCCGGAGCGGGCGTGTCGCCCCTTCGATCGCACCCGGGATGGCATGGTGCTCGGGGAAGGCGCGGTGGTCATGGTCTTAGAGACGCTGGAGCACGCACAGGCGCGTGGCGCGCCGATCCTGGCCGAGTTTGGAGGGTACGCACTGACCTCGGATGCGTACAACCTGGCCGCGCCGGAACCCCAGGGGCGCGGCGCAGCCAGGGCGATGCAGTGGGCGTTGCGGGAATCCGGGTTGAGCCCCGAGGATATCCACTACATCTGCGCGCATGGCACGGGGACGCAGCTCAACGACGCATCGGAGACGGCGGCCATCAAGCACGCCATGGGCCAGGCCGCCTATCAGATCCCCGTCAGCTCGGTGAAGTCCATGGTCGGCCACATGATGGGAGCTGCCGGTGCGCTATCCGCCGCTGTGCTGGTGCAGGCCATCAACGAGGGGGTCGTGCCCCCGACCATCAACTATCAGGAGCCGGATCCTCAGTGTGATCTGGATTACGTGCCCAACGAGGCGCGGCGTACCCGGGTGGACGCGGCCATGTGCAACGCGTTTGGATTCGGCGGCCAGAACGCCAGCCTCCTTCTGCGGCGGTTCCAGCCATAG